Proteins from one Corvus cornix cornix isolate S_Up_H32 chromosome 19, ASM73873v5, whole genome shotgun sequence genomic window:
- the LHX1 gene encoding LIM/homeobox protein Lhx1: MVHCAGCKRPILDRFLLNVLDRAWHVKCVQCCECKCNLTEKCFSREGKLYCKNDFFRCFGTKCAGCAQGISPSDLVRRARSKVFHLNCFTCMMCNKQLSTGEELYIIDENKFVCKEDYLNNSNTAKENSLHSATTGSDPSLSPDSQDPSQDDAKDSESANVSDKETGSNENDDQNLGAKRRGPRTTIKAKQLETLKAAFAATPKPTRHIREQLAQETGLNMRVIQVWFQNRRSKERRMKQLSALGARRHAFFRSPRRMRPLVDRLEPGELIPNGPFSFYGDYQSEYYGPGSNYDFFPQGPPSSQAQTPVDLPFVPSSGPSGTPLGAMDHPLPGHHPSSEAQRFTDIMSHPPGDSPSPEPNLPGSLHSMSAEVFGPSPPFSSISVNGGANYGNHLSHPPEMNEAAVW; this comes from the exons ATGGTTCACTGTGCAGGCTGCAAAAGGCCGATCTTGGACCGGTTTTTGTTGAATGTACTGGACAGGGCTTGGCATGTGAAGTGTGTTCAGTGCTGTGAATGTAAATGCAATTTGACAGAGAAATGCTTTTCGCGAGAAGGCAAGCTTTACTGCAAAAACGACTTCTTTCG GTGTTTCGGGACCAAGTGCGCGGGTTGTGCCCAGGGCATCTCCCCCAGCGACCTGGTCCGCAGGGCGCGGAGCAAAGTGTTCCACTTGAACTGTTTTACGTGTATGATGTGTAACAAGCAACTCTCCACCGGCGAGGAGCTCTACATCATAGACGAGAACAAGTTTGTCTGCAAAGAAGATTACCTAAATAACAGCAATACTGCCAAAGAAAACAGCCTGCATTCAG CCACCACCGGCAGTGACCCCAGCCTGTCCCCCGACTCTCAAGACCCCTCCCAGGACGACGCCAAGGACTCGGAAAGCGCCAACGTGTCCGACAAGGAGACGGGGAGCAACGAAAACGACGACCAGAACTTGGGGGCCAAGCGGCGGGGACCCCGCACCACCATCAAAGCCAAACAGCTAGAGACTCTGAAAGCCGCCTTCGCGgccaccccaaaacccacccgGCACAtcagggagcagctggcacaggagaCCGGCCTCAACATGCGGGTCATCCAG GTCTGGTTCCAGAACCGGCGCTCCAAGGAGCGGCGGATGAAGCAGCTGAGCGCGCTGGGCGCCCGGCGACACGCGTTCTTCCGCAGCCCGCGCAGGATGCGGCCGCTCGTGGACCGGCTGGAGCCCGGCGAGCTCATCCCCAACGGGCCCTTCTCCTTCTACGGAG ATTATCAGAGCGAGTATTACGGCCCTGGAAGCAATTACGATTTCTTCCCGCAAGGACCGCCTTCGTCTCAAGCGCAGACCCCCGTGGATCTCCCGTTCGTGCCCTCCTCGGGGCCGTCAGGGACCCCGCTGGGGGCCATGGACCACCCCCTGCCCGGACATCACCCCTCGAGTGAGGCTCAGCGCTTCACTGACATCATGTCGCACCCCCCGGGAGACTCGCCCAGCCCCGAACCCAACCTGCCCGGGTCCTTGCACTCCATGTCCGCAGAAGTTTTTGGCCCCAGCCCCCCATTTTCGTCGATATCCGTCAACGGTGGTGCTAACTACGGCAATCACTTGTCCCACCCTCCAGAGATGAACGAAGCAGCTGTGTGGTAG